One genomic region from Uloborus diversus isolate 005 chromosome 2, Udiv.v.3.1, whole genome shotgun sequence encodes:
- the LOC129216445 gene encoding doublesex- and mab-3-related transcription factor A2-like: protein MACREPKKGHSSTRDWKRARLSPTESAGSPKGEGPRRRGDTDEATTDSDAYDDEDHSTKEVSSHPSPPPTLPPAEPRNPEWAAQEPLDLHHHRNGVPSPAESPQAETQPFDLHKKKSPIDILARVFPRENRSILNVVLQRNGGDVLQAIDDLLSTKEPADAEKATNDTSSEAASPNASPLSPMASPRHPMADPSAMPGFTTPPNFFTSGHSPALTMGAGGLSFRRPYQAAPGTRGLLAVPTYSGFFPGIAPTFTPGYPNFFGPSLSSGTPPTAEEKKKDCWPTCNNSSPQDLSSPETKSPNGYAD, encoded by the exons ATGGCCTGTAGAGAGCCTAAAAAGGGCCACAGCTCCACTCGAG ATTGGAAACGGGCCCGTCTATCTCCAACAGAATCAGCAGGGAGTCCCAAGGGCGAAGGTCCCAGACGTCGTGGAGACACCGACGAAGCAACCACCGACTCCGACGCCTACGACGACGAAGACCACTCCACGAAGGAGGTCTCGTCGCATCCCTCACCCCCTCCCACCCTCCCTCCGGCAGAGCCCCGAAACCCTGAGTGGGCCGCACAGGAGCCCCTGGATCTCCACCACCACAGAAACGGAGTCCCTTCTCCTGCCGAGAGCCCACAGGCCGAAACGCAGCCCTTCGACCTGCACAAGAAGAAGTCTCCGATAGATATCCTGGCAAGGGTTTTCCCCCGGGAAAACCGGAGCATCTTGAACGTGGTCCTGCAAAGAAATGGTGGAGATGTTCTCCAGGCCATCGACGATCTCCTCAGCACCAAAGAGCCTGCTGATGCGGAAAAAGCAACCAACGATACTTCCTCAGAAGCTGCCAGCCCCAATGCATCCCCGCTGTCCCCAATGGCCAGCCCTCGTCATCCCATGGCTGATCCATCAGCCATGCCTGGATTCACCACTCCACCCAACTTTTTCACTTCTGGTCATTCGCCTGCACTGACCATGGGAGCTGGAGGACTGTCGTTCCGACGGCCGTACCAAGCTGCCCCCGGTACCAGGGGCTTGCTTGCTGTACCTACATATTCTGGATTCTTTCCTGGTATCGCTCCCACGTTTACCCCAGGATATCCTAACTTTTTTGGTCCTTCTCTATCGAGTGGCACTCCGCCAACAgcagaagagaaaaagaaagattGTTGGCCAACCTGTAACAACTCGTCACCGCAAGATTTATCTTCCCCCGAAACAAAAAGTCCAAATGGATATGctgattaa